The window CGTGCTGCGGATCACGCGGGCGCTGGCCGGCACCACCACTCGGCCCGCGATGCGGCTGTCCTCCACCTCGCCTTCCACGCAGGGCTCCACGCGTTCCAGCAGCAGGCGGTTGGCGTCCAGCAGGTCTTCCGGCCGGCCGGTGTCCTTCCACCAGCCCTCCACGCTCACGCCCAGCACCTCCTGCCCGGCGTCGATCAGCCGCTGGATGCCGTCGGTGATCTCGTACTCGCCCCGCGCGGAGGGCGGCATGCCGTCCAGGGCGCCGAACAGCGCCGGGGTGAAGCAGTACAGGCCGGCGACCGCCATGTTGCTGGGCGGGTTCTTGGGTTTCTCCACGAGGCGGGTGATGCGCGTTCCGTCCAGTTCCGCCACGCCGAACGCGGTGGGGTTCTGCACCTCCACCAGGGCCAGCAGCGCCGCCGGGCGCTGCGCGCGGAACGCCTCCACGAACGGCCGGGCGCCCTGCTCGAACAGGTTGTCACCCAGGTACACGCAGAAGTCGTCCTGCCCCACCCACTCGCGGGCCGTCAGCACGGCGTGCCCCAGGCCAAGCTGCTCATGCTGATTGATCAGCGTAATCTCGGCGCCCTCGATGCCCTCGATGGCGTGCTGAATCTCGTCGCGGGTGATGTCGGAGACGACCACACCGATCTGCCGGATGTCCGCCGCCAGCAGCGTCTGAACGGCGTGCCGGATGATGGGCTGCCCCGCCACCTGCAGCACCGGCTTGGGCCGGGTGAAGGTCAGGGGACGCAGGCGGGTGCCCAGGCCGGCCGCCGGAATGATGGCTTTCATACCCTGCATCCTAGAGCGGCAGCCCAGCCCATGGGCACGCAGGTGGCCGCCCCCGGTCACGGAAACCTTCCATGTCTGCCGAATCCGGCGTGTGTAGCATGGCCGCATGGCGCATCCCTGGCATCACGCCGTCTCCAGCGCCCGCCGGTTTGGCGGCGCCCCCGAGGACTACCTGGGCATCCACCAGTGGTTCGACCAGACCAAGGCGCACCTGCCGGACGCCCGGCACCGTGCCCTGCTGCACTCCAGTTTCGGAATCTTCCTGTGCGAGCAGGTGCACGGCCCCACCCTGGTAAACTCCATGGGGCGGCACGTGCCGGTGCGCGTGATCGGTGAGCAGCACGTGCAGGAGGACATGGGCGGCACCATCCCCACCGTGCAGGACTGGTTGGGGGAACTGCCGCTGCGCCCCTGGATGGCCGTGGGCGCGCGCGGGCTGCGCACCCGCCTGGAGGGGGAAGCGGTACCGCGCCGCGCCACCCGGCCCAAGGGGGCGGTTCTGGGGGCGGACGATGAATGACATCGACCGTGCGCTGCTTGAGGTCCAGGCGCGGCATGCCGGCGCCCTGCGCGCCGCGGCACGCACCCTCCAGGCGCAGGGCGTGCGGCGCCTGCACTATGGCGTGGACTACGTCAACGACGACGGCGAACCCGCCGATTACGCGGTGTACGAGTACGAGGACGGCCGCGTGGTGGAACTGGAGCACTGGCCGGAGGAACTAAGCGAGGACGTCTTCCTGTGGGCCGTGCGGTACTGCCAGCCCTACACCTTCGAGGTGGCCACGGCGTCCCTGACGCTGGACCGGCAGGGCGGGCAGGTCGCCACCGAGGAGAACGTCCTGCGCAACTACCACACCGACGCCCGGCGACAGCTCTTGGAGGAGGAGGCCGGCGACGGGGGCGGCTTCAGCCTACTCGACGAGTTCAG is drawn from Deinococcus ficus and contains these coding sequences:
- a CDS encoding glucose-1-phosphate thymidylyltransferase, giving the protein MKAIIPAAGLGTRLRPLTFTRPKPVLQVAGQPIIRHAVQTLLAADIRQIGVVVSDITRDEIQHAIEGIEGAEITLINQHEQLGLGHAVLTAREWVGQDDFCVYLGDNLFEQGARPFVEAFRAQRPAALLALVEVQNPTAFGVAELDGTRITRLVEKPKNPPSNMAVAGLYCFTPALFGALDGMPPSARGEYEITDGIQRLIDAGQEVLGVSVEGWWKDTGRPEDLLDANRLLLERVEPCVEGEVEDSRIAGRVVVPASARVIRSTLLGPVMLGENVVVEDAYIGPFTSIGRDSVIRHAEIEHSAVDAGAIIENVDRRLQDCLIGVRAQVRGRQQLPNSHKLTISDASVVELA
- a CDS encoding DUF6915 family protein — translated: MAHPWHHAVSSARRFGGAPEDYLGIHQWFDQTKAHLPDARHRALLHSSFGIFLCEQVHGPTLVNSMGRHVPVRVIGEQHVQEDMGGTIPTVQDWLGELPLRPWMAVGARGLRTRLEGEAVPRRATRPKGAVLGADDE